In a genomic window of Alphaproteobacteria bacterium:
- the flhB gene encoding flagellar biosynthesis protein FlhB, translating into MSENETDDSQKTEDPTPKKLEEARKRGQVIYSREVTNWIMLFTITLLVLIAGPSIMVDLQATLRSFIADAHQYPTDGNGLMAVSKNLFWAVMSDLLLPFGILMVMGILSGYIQTGPIFTTETMKPDLKKISLMNGFQRLFSMRSISEFLKGLFKLGVVSAAVYMVLRPYADTIEHFVGQEFGPAMADFETMFLKMMGAALIVLFVLALADYMYQRHDFMSKMRMSKQELKDEYKQTEGDPQIKGRLRALREQKARQRMMQAVPEADVVITNPTHYAVALKYDAKEMAAPQMVAKGVDAVAQRIREVAAENKVPLVENPALARALYDSMDIEQTIPNEHFKAVAEVISYVFKLKGKKL; encoded by the coding sequence ATGTCGGAAAACGAAACAGACGATAGCCAGAAGACAGAAGATCCAACACCCAAGAAACTGGAGGAAGCGCGAAAACGCGGCCAGGTCATATATAGCCGCGAAGTGACCAACTGGATCATGCTTTTCACGATCACCCTGCTGGTGCTGATCGCGGGGCCGTCGATCATGGTCGATCTGCAGGCGACGCTGCGCAGCTTTATCGCCGATGCGCACCAATACCCGACCGACGGCAACGGGCTGATGGCGGTGTCGAAAAACCTGTTCTGGGCGGTCATGAGCGACCTGCTGCTGCCCTTTGGCATTCTGATGGTGATGGGCATTTTGTCGGGCTACATCCAGACCGGCCCGATCTTCACCACCGAAACCATGAAGCCGGATTTGAAAAAAATATCGCTCATGAACGGGTTCCAGCGCCTCTTTTCCATGCGCTCCATCTCGGAATTCCTGAAGGGGCTGTTCAAGCTGGGCGTGGTATCGGCCGCCGTTTACATGGTGCTGCGCCCCTATGCCGACACGATCGAGCATTTTGTGGGGCAGGAATTCGGCCCCGCGATGGCCGATTTCGAAACCATGTTCCTGAAGATGATGGGCGCTGCGCTGATCGTGCTGTTCGTGCTGGCGCTTGCCGATTACATGTACCAGCGCCACGATTTCATGTCGAAAATGCGCATGAGCAAGCAGGAATTGAAGGACGAATATAAACAGACCGAAGGCGACCCGCAAATCAAGGGCCGCCTGCGCGCGCTGCGCGAACAAAAGGCGCGCCAGCGCATGATGCAGGCGGTGCCGGAGGCCGATGTGGTCATCACCAACCCCACCCATTATGCGGTGGCATTGAAATACGACGCGAAAGAAATGGCCGCGCCGCAGATGGTGGCCAAGGGCGTCGATGCGGTGGCGCAGCGCATCCGCGAGGTCGCGGCCGAAAACAAGGTGCCGCTGGTCGAAAACCCCGCCCTTGCCCGCGCGCTTTACGATTCAATGGATATCGAACAGACGATCCCCAACGAACATTTCAAGGCCGTCGCCGAAGTCATTTCCTACGTCTTCAAACTCAAGGGTAAAAAACTATGA
- a CDS encoding PAS domain S-box protein, protein MNSQNSQNNGFFLEKKPPKTESPTAVRNAKAIMLFMAGGGYVFLAIGLIYVRLHGGIGLSLFAIYFYGLIGGLALLMLNRSYSDADRSRKILTEVLEKSAEARAITDAQGKTIYANARFSKMVEGLGEASIGAFTRLFEHQKKIEKTLEDLQNKASPAGSASTEIQTRLRGKTIWYQVTCQFIIGWPGYVHWRFDDITHRYQMESAIREEREKLRDFTDNAPVGFFSVDEDGRLQFANDTLLRLLGADARTILGKTKLHDFLVNPPATGKPYDCFDGGGYHQHGELLMKGAGGRVFKAAITHSITKDEEGKVISRSVVYDMTTEQKMQQALRESEDRFERLFEEAPVGICMLTAGGVISDANATLASMLRLPVNALNGKSLLQFIHKDQQHRAEDWLKHLARGENSDPFLEVQIKGSIEIVTQIYARKFKAGDDFVLHFIDLTEQKKLEKQFTQSQKMQAVGQLAGGIAHDFNNLLTAMIGFCDLLLLRHKPGDPSFADIMQIKQNANRAANLVRQLLAFSRQQTLQPRMLDLAEVLSELSHLLRRLIGSNIELRLSHSTDVSLIKADQGQMEQVLINLVVNARDAMANGGKLLIRTSNINNKTGIKLANDETLPPGDWAVIEVEDTGTGINPDIMGRIFEPFFSTKEVGAGTGLGLATVHGIVHQTGGYISVKSVMGQGTTFIIYLPRFSESAGAKKAEAVEEKTVTSDLTGSAKILLVEDEDAVRTFSARALSNKGYQVMDASGGVAALKILEEKKFTPEILVTDVMMPEMDGTTLAKQVKEKYPQIKIIFISGYAEDRFKEHLGADVYFLPKPFTLKQLATKVKEVIENKA, encoded by the coding sequence GTGAATTCGCAAAACAGCCAGAACAACGGCTTTTTTCTCGAGAAAAAGCCGCCCAAGACCGAAAGCCCGACCGCCGTGCGCAATGCCAAGGCGATCATGCTGTTTATGGCGGGCGGCGGTTATGTGTTTCTGGCGATAGGCCTGATTTATGTGCGGCTGCATGGCGGCATCGGCCTGTCGCTGTTCGCGATTTATTTTTACGGGCTGATCGGCGGCCTTGCCCTGCTGATGCTCAACCGCAGCTATTCCGACGCCGACCGCAGCCGCAAGATTTTGACCGAAGTGCTGGAAAAAAGCGCGGAGGCGCGCGCGATTACCGATGCGCAGGGCAAGACGATCTACGCGAATGCCCGCTTCAGCAAAATGGTCGAAGGCTTGGGCGAGGCCTCCATCGGCGCCTTCACCCGCCTGTTCGAACACCAGAAGAAAATCGAAAAAACGCTGGAGGATTTGCAAAACAAGGCGTCGCCCGCCGGTTCCGCCTCGACCGAAATCCAGACGCGCCTGCGCGGCAAAACAATCTGGTATCAGGTCACCTGCCAGTTCATCATCGGCTGGCCGGGCTATGTGCATTGGCGTTTCGACGACATCACGCACCGTTATCAAATGGAATCCGCGATCCGCGAGGAACGCGAAAAGCTGCGCGATTTCACCGACAATGCGCCGGTCGGGTTTTTCTCGGTCGATGAAGACGGCCGTTTGCAATTCGCGAACGACACGCTGCTCCGCCTGCTGGGCGCGGATGCGCGCACCATTCTGGGCAAGACGAAACTGCATGATTTCCTCGTCAACCCGCCCGCGACCGGCAAGCCTTACGACTGCTTCGACGGCGGCGGATATCACCAGCACGGCGAATTGCTGATGAAGGGCGCGGGCGGCCGCGTGTTCAAGGCCGCGATCACCCATTCGATCACCAAGGACGAAGAAGGCAAGGTCATTTCCCGCTCGGTCGTTTATGACATGACGACCGAACAGAAAATGCAGCAGGCCCTGCGTGAATCCGAAGACCGCTTCGAGCGCCTGTTCGAGGAAGCGCCCGTCGGCATTTGCATGCTGACCGCGGGTGGCGTGATTTCAGATGCGAACGCGACGCTGGCATCGATGCTGCGCCTGCCGGTGAACGCGCTGAACGGAAAATCGCTGCTGCAATTCATCCACAAGGACCAGCAGCACCGCGCCGAAGACTGGCTGAAGCACCTTGCGCGCGGCGAAAATTCCGACCCCTTCCTTGAAGTGCAAATTAAAGGATCGATCGAAATCGTCACGCAGATCTACGCCCGCAAATTCAAGGCTGGCGATGATTTCGTGCTGCACTTCATCGACCTGACCGAACAGAAAAAACTCGAAAAACAATTCACGCAGTCGCAGAAAATGCAGGCCGTCGGCCAGCTGGCGGGCGGCATCGCGCACGACTTCAACAACCTTTTGACCGCCATGATCGGCTTCTGCGACCTGCTGCTGCTGCGCCACAAGCCGGGCGACCCCAGCTTCGCCGATATCATGCAGATCAAGCAGAACGCCAACCGCGCCGCCAACCTTGTGCGCCAGCTGCTGGCTTTCTCCCGCCAGCAAACGCTGCAGCCGCGTATGCTCGACCTTGCCGAAGTGTTGTCGGAATTGTCGCACCTGCTGCGCCGCCTGATCGGTTCCAACATCGAACTGCGCCTCAGCCATTCGACCGATGTCAGCCTTATCAAGGCCGATCAGGGCCAGATGGAACAGGTCCTCATCAACCTTGTCGTCAACGCGCGCGACGCGATGGCGAATGGCGGCAAGCTGCTCATCCGCACCTCGAACATCAACAACAAAACCGGCATCAAGCTGGCGAATGACGAAACCCTGCCCCCCGGCGACTGGGCGGTGATCGAGGTGGAAGATACCGGCACCGGCATCAACCCCGACATCATGGGCCGCATTTTCGAACCGTTCTTTTCGACCAAGGAAGTGGGCGCGGGCACGGGGCTTGGCCTTGCGACCGTGCATGGCATCGTCCACCAGACCGGCGGTTATATCTCGGTCAAGTCGGTGATGGGACAGGGTACGACCTTCATCATCTACCTGCCCCGCTTCTCGGAATCCGCGGGCGCGAAAAAGGCGGAAGCGGTCGAGGAAAAAACCGTCACCAGCGACCTGACCGGTTCGGCGAAAATCCTGCTGGTGGAGGACGAAGACGCGGTGCGCACCTTCTCCGCCCGCGCGCTGTCGAACAAGGGGTATCAGGTGATGGATGCGTCGGGCGGCGTTGCCGCGCTGAAAATCCTCGAGGAGAAGAAATTCACGCCCGAGATTTTGGTGACCGACGTCATGATGCCCGAAATGGACGGCACGACGCTGGCAAAACAGGTCAAGGAAAAATACCCGCAGATAAAAATCATCTTTATTTCCGGCTATGCCGAAGACCGCTTCAAGGAGCATCTTGGCGCCGACGTTTATTTCCTGCCCAAACCCTTTACCCTGAAGCAGCTGGCGACCAAGGTGAAGGAAGTCATCGAGAACAAGGCGTAA
- a CDS encoding flagellar biosynthetic protein FliR produces MQALLNEIIVGHLTAFMLVFMRTGIALMIMPGIGDSFVAPQVRLHFALAFALVLTPFLAPVLPPLPSGAPDLAALLLSEAFIGFFIGTVMRIMITALDTAGGVISIQSGFSNALVFNPMTATQGSVIGALYSITGVTLLFVTNMHHYMLASVVDSYTLFPALAKAPEMRPIMEVAVQTVSAAFRIGIQLATPFLIIGTIVQFGFGLLGRLMPQIQIFFLALPVQILMGLVMLTMVFSAGMMFWMNSFDSLVNDALNP; encoded by the coding sequence ATGCAAGCCCTGTTGAACGAAATCATCGTCGGCCACCTTACGGCATTCATGCTGGTGTTCATGCGCACCGGCATCGCGCTGATGATTATGCCCGGCATCGGCGACAGTTTTGTCGCGCCGCAGGTGCGGCTGCATTTCGCGCTGGCCTTTGCGCTGGTCCTCACCCCTTTCCTTGCCCCCGTGCTGCCGCCGCTGCCGTCGGGCGCGCCCGATCTGGCCGCGCTGTTATTGTCGGAGGCGTTTATCGGTTTCTTCATCGGCACGGTCATGCGCATCATGATCACCGCGCTGGATACCGCGGGCGGCGTGATTTCGATCCAGTCGGGTTTTTCCAACGCGCTGGTGTTCAACCCCATGACGGCGACGCAGGGTTCGGTCATCGGCGCGCTGTATTCGATCACGGGCGTGACGCTGCTGTTCGTGACGAACATGCACCATTACATGCTGGCATCGGTCGTCGATAGCTACACCCTGTTCCCCGCGCTGGCCAAGGCGCCCGAAATGCGCCCGATCATGGAGGTGGCGGTGCAGACCGTATCCGCCGCCTTCCGCATCGGCATCCAGCTGGCGACGCCGTTCCTGATCATCGGCACGATCGTGCAGTTCGGCTTTGGCCTTTTGGGCCGCCTGATGCCGCAGATCCAGATTTTCTTCCTTGCCCTGCCCGTGCAGATTTTGATGGGGCTTGTCATGCTGACGATGGTTTTCTCCGCCGGCATGATGTTCTGGATGAACAGTTTTGATTCACTCGTCAACGACGCGCTGAACCCATAA
- the fliQ gene encoding flagellar biosynthesis protein FliQ → MDEAEVVDFAREAIILTIQISAPVMLIGLVVGVVIALIQALTQIQEMTLAFVPKMMAIYLAIYLLFPVYATAMQNFTDRIADKIIGMG, encoded by the coding sequence ATGGATGAAGCAGAAGTCGTCGATTTCGCCCGCGAAGCGATCATCCTGACCATCCAGATCTCGGCCCCTGTCATGCTGATCGGCCTTGTGGTCGGCGTCGTCATCGCCCTGATCCAGGCGCTGACCCAGATTCAGGAAATGACCCTCGCCTTCGTGCCGAAAATGATGGCGATTTATCTGGCGATCTACCTGCTGTTCCCCGTCTATGCGACCGCGATGCAGAACTTCACCGACCGCATCGCCGACAAGATTATCGGGATGGGATAG